The following coding sequences lie in one Capsicum annuum cultivar UCD-10X-F1 chromosome 5, UCD10Xv1.1, whole genome shotgun sequence genomic window:
- the LOC107872016 gene encoding uncharacterized protein LOC107872016 — protein sequence MKQLTVMVPLMEALDQMPSYAKFMKDLLTKKKKKKPDPGAFTISYTVGPMKFEKSLCYLGASINLMPLAVYKRLHVGAPTPTNMRIVMADRSIKIPMGILHDVLVKVADFILPADFVVLDCDIDFKVPIILGRPLLATRRVLVDLELNELKLEK from the exons ATGAAACAACTGACAGTGATGGTtccattgatggaggcacttgatCAAATGCCGagctatgctaaatttatgaaggatctactgacgaagaagaagaaa AAAAAGCCTGATCCTGGTGCTTTCACTATTTCGTACACAGTAGGACCCATGAAATTTGAGAAATCTTTGTGTTATCTTGGCGCAAGTATTAATTTAATGCCACTGGCCGTCTATAAGAGGCTTCATGTAGGGGCACCTACTCCTACAAACATGCGAAtcgtgatggcagataggtcaatCAAAATACCTATGGGTATTCTACATGACGTGCTGGTGAAAGTGGCCGACTTTATTCTCCCTGCGGATTTTGTGGTTCTTGACTGTGATATTGATTTTAAGGTTCCtattattttgggaagaccattaTTGGCCACAAGGAGAGTGCTAGTTGATTTGGAGCTCAATGAGCTCAAGTTGGAAAAATGA